The Lycium barbarum isolate Lr01 chromosome 12, ASM1917538v2, whole genome shotgun sequence genome includes a region encoding these proteins:
- the LOC132622862 gene encoding probable F-box protein At4g22030, with product MAIILQSSSFLISCNSVPSTSSCSCRRGLIRASINIPNNQKLKISLPKIQRRARPGQQQELISGCSTISTSSSSPIEKQFSPSRRSDPLIIEKLYAIKEAIADRVEMHRNIGEQRSQWNNMLLTSINGITLAAATMVGIAASSGDPILGLKMSSTLMYLAATAMLVTMNQIQPSQLAEEQRNATRLFQDLHNQIETTLSMGHPSAIDVKAAMDKVLALDKAYPLPLLGVMLEKFPSTVEPAVWWPQQRRRQPKRATDNGNDWNGWNGKLEEEMKEIMGVLGKKDQEEYIRLGEKALKMNKFLAISGPWLTGLAAVGSALAGHSTHGSWAAMLGIVGGALATVVNTVEHGGQVGMVFEMYRSNAGFFQYMQESIESNLTETEMDRRENGEVFEMKLALKLGRSLSDLRDLAASSSCKAEDLDEFASKLF from the coding sequence aTGGCAATCATTCTCcaatcttcaagtttcttgatttCATGTAATTCTGTTCCCTCAACATCATCTTGCAGTTGTAGAAGAGGATTGATTAGAGCGAGTATTAATATTCCAAATAATCAGAAACTTAAAATCTCCCTTCCAAAGATTCAAAGACGAGCGAGACCAGGGCAGCAACAAGAGTTGATTAGTGGGTGTTCAACCATAAGCACCAGCAGCAGCAGCCCAATTGAGAAACAATTTAGCCCTTCAAGAAGAAGTGATCCTTTGATTATCGAGAAGCTTTACGCGATCAAGGAGGCAATTGCAGATAGAGTGGAGATGCATAGAAATATAGGAGAGCAGAGAAGCCAGTGGAACAATATGCTTTTGACATCAATTAATGGCATAACTCTAGCTGCTGCTACAATGGTTGGAATTGCAGCTAGCAGTGGTGATCCTATTTTGGGACTAAAAATGTCATCCACTTTGATGTATTTGGCTGCTACTGCCATGTTGGTGACCATGAACCAAATTCAACCATCCCAACTTGCTGAAGAACAAAGAAATGCAACAAGGCTTTTTCAAGATCTCCATAACCAAATAGAAACAACTTTATCAATGGGTCATCCTTCTGCTATTGATGTCAAAGCAGCTATGGACAAAGTATTGGCTCTTGACAAGGCATACCCCCTTCCTCTTCTTGGTGTAATGCTAGAGAAATTTCCATCTACTGTTGAGCCAGCTGTTTGGTGGCCTCAACAACGTCGAAGACAGCCCAAAAGGGCCACTGACAATGGAAACGATTGGAATGGATGGAACGGTAAATTGGAAGAGGAAATGAAAGAAATAATGGGAGTGTTAGGAAAAAAAGACCAAGAAGAATATATTAGACTGGGGGAAAAGGCCTTAAAAATGAACAAGTTTTTAGCCATATCTGGTCCTTGGCTCACAGGCCTAGCAGCAGTTGGCTCAGCATTGGCAGGTCATTCTACTCATGGATCTTGGGCAGCCATGCTTGGAATTGTTGGTGGCGCTTTGGCAACTGTAGTTAATACAGTAGAGCATGGGGGACAAGTTGGAATGGTATTCGAGATGTATAGGAGCAATGCTGGTTTCTTCCAGTACATGCAAGAATCTATTGAATCTAACTTGACAGAAACAGAAATGGATAGAAGAGAAAATGGTGAGgtgtttgaaatgaagttggcaCTGAAGTTAGGAAGGAGCTTATCAGACCTGAGAGATCTTGCTGCTTCTTCTTCATGTAAAGCAGAAGATTTAGATGAGTTTGCGAGCAAGCTTTTTTAG
- the LOC132622546 gene encoding probable F-box protein At4g22030, which translates to MAIILQSSSFLISCNSVPSTSSCSCRRGLIRASINIPNNQKHKISLPKIQRRERSVQEQELISRFSTISTGSSPIEKQFSPSKKIDSLVIEKLYAIKEAVADRVEMHRNIGEQRSQWNNMLLTSINGITLAAATMVGIAASNGDSVLGLKMSSTLMYLAATAMLVTMNQIQPSQLAEEQRNASRLFQDLHNQIETTLSIGHPSAIDVKAAMDKVLALDKAYPLPLLGVMLEKFPSSVEPAVWWPQQFRRQLKRVSDNTENKWNGWNGKLEEEMKEIMGVLGRKDQEEYIRLGEKALKLNKFLAISGPLLTGLAAVGSALAGPSTHGSWAAMLGIVGGALASVVNTVEHGGQVGMLFEMYRSNAGFFQYMQESIESNLTETEMDRRENGEVFEMKLALKLGRSLSDLRDLAASSSYKAEDLDEFASKLF; encoded by the coding sequence ATGGCAATCATTCTCcaatcttcaagtttcttgatttCATGTAATTCTGTTCCCTCAACATCATCTTGCAGTTGTAGGAGAGGATTGATTAGAGCGAGTATTAATATTCCAAATAATCAGAAACATAAAATCTCCCTTCCAAAGATTCAAAGAAGAGAGAGATCAGTGCAGGAACAGGAGTTGATTAGTCGTTTTTCAACCATAAGCACTGGTAGCAGCCCAATTGAAAAACAGTTTAGCCCTTCAAAAAAAATTGATTCTTTGGTTATCGAGAAGCTTTACGCAATCAAGGAGGCAGTTGCAGATAGAGTGGAGATGCATAGAAATATTGGAGAACAGAGAAGCCAGTGGAACAATATGCTTTTGACATCTATTAATGGGATTACACTAGCTGCTGCTACAATGGTTGGAATTGCAGCCAGTAATGGTGATTCTGTTTTGGGATTAAAAATGTCATCCACTTTGATGTATTTGGCTGCTACAGCCATGTTGGTGACCATGAACCAAATTCAACCATCCCAACTTGCTGAAGAACAAAGAAATGCATCAAGACTTTTTCAAGATCTCCATAACCAAATCGAAACAACTTTATCAATCGGTCATCCTTCTGCTATTGATGTGAAAGCAGCTATGGACAAAGTATTGGCTCTTGACAAGGCCTATCCATTACCTCTTCTTGGAGTAATGCTAGAGAAATTTCCATCTTCTGTCGAACCTGCTGTTTGGTGGCCTCAACAATTTCGAAGACAGCTCAAAAGAGTAAGTGATAATACCGAAAACAAGTGGAATGGATGGAACGGAAAATTAGAGGAGGAAATGAAAGAAATAATGGGAGTTTTAGGCAGAAAAGACCAAGAAGAGTATATTAGGCTTGGAGAAAAGGCCTTGAAATTGAACAAGTTTTTAGCCATATCTGGTCCTTTGCTCACAGGCCTAGCAGCAGTCGGCTCTGCATTAGCAGGTCCTTCTACTCATGGATCTTGGGCAGCCATGCTTGGCATTGTCGGTGGCGCATTGGCAAGTGTAGTTAACACAGTAGAGCATGGCGGACAAGTTGGAATGTTATTCGAGATGTATAGGAGCAACGCTGGTTTCTTCCAGTACATGCAGGAATCTATTGAATCTAACTTGACAGAAACAGAAATGGATAGAAGAGAAAATGGTGAGgtgtttgaaatgaagttggcaCTGAAGTTAGGAAGGAGCTTATCAGACCTGAGAGATCTTGCTGCTTCTTCTTCATATAAAGCAGAAGATTTAGATGAGTTTGCGAGCAAGCTTTTTTAG
- the LOC132623025 gene encoding probable F-box protein At4g22030, whose protein sequence is MATLQASSFLSSSCSATSSSSCRRGTITAKINIPNIQKKKISLPILIQRRGISEHEQFSNKTIEELLSPSRILSDTNDSPDLLVIEKLYAIKEAVADRVEMHRNIGEQRSQWNSMLLTSINGITLAGATMAGIAASSGAGGDAILGLKMSSTMMYLAATGMLTIINKIQPSQLAEEQRNATRLFQDLHNQIETTLSIGHPSAIDVKKAMDKVLALDKAYPLPLLGVMLEKFPSSVEPAVWWPQQRRRQPKRASDNTENKWNGWNGKLEEEMKEIMGVLGRKDQEEYIILGKKALKLNKLLAMSGPLLTGLAAIGSMFIESSPSHGSNLAAILGIAGGALASVVNTVEHGGQVGMVFEMYRSNAGFFRYMQESIESNLTETEMDRRENGEVFELKLALKLGRSLSDLRNLAASSSLKTEDLDEFGSKLF, encoded by the coding sequence atggCAACTCTTCAAGCATCAAGTTTCTTGAGCTCATCTTGTTCTGCCACCTCGTCTTCATCTTGCCGAAGAGGAACCATTACAGCAAAGATCAATATTCCCAACATTCAGAAGAAAAAAATCTCTCTACCTATCCTAATTCAGAGAAGAGGAATATCAGAGCATGAGCAATTTAGCAACAAAACAATTGAGGAACTGCTTAGCCCATCAAGAATATTAAGTGATACAAATGATAGTCCTGATCTACTGGTTATAGAGAAGCTTTACGCTATCAAAGAGGCAGTTGCAGATAGAGTGGAGATGCATAGAAATATTGGAGAGCAGAGGAGCCAATGGAACAGTATGCTTTTGACATCCATTAATGGGATAACTTTAGCAGGTGCTACAATGGCTGGCATTGCAGCTAGCAGTGGTGCTGGTGGTGATGCTATTTTGGGACTAAAAATGTCATCCACTATGATGTATTTGGCTGCTACTGGCATGTTGACGATCATCAACAAGATTCAACCATCCCAGCTTGCTGAAGAACAAAGAAACGCAACAAGGCTGTTTCAAGATCTCCACAACCAAATAGAAACAACTTTATCAATCGGTCATCCTTCAGCTATTGATGTGAAAAAAGCTATGGACAAAGTCTTGGCTCTTGACAAGGCCTATCCATTACCTCTTCTAGGAGTAATGCTAGAAAAGTTTCCATCCTCTGTTGAGCCTGCTGTTTGGTGGCCTCAACAACGTCGAAGGCAGCCCAAAAGAGCAAGTGATAATACTGAAAACAAGTGGAATGGATGGAATGGTAAACTGGAGGAGGAAATGAAAGAAATAATGGGAGTCTTGGGCAGAAAAGATCAGGAAGAATATATTATCCTGGGGAAAAAGGCCTTGAAATTGAACAAGCTTTTAGCAATGTCTGGTCCTTTGCTCACAGGCCTAGCAGCAATTGGCTCAATGTTTATAGAATCTTCTCCTTCTCATGGATCTAATTTGGCAGCCATACTTGGAATTGCTGGTGGCGCTTTGGCAAGTGTAGTTAATACAGTAGAGCATGGTGGACAAGTTGGAATGGTATTCGAAATGTATCGGAGCAATGCCGGTTTCTTCCGGTACATGCAAGAATCTATTGAATCTAACTTGACAGAGACAGAAATGGATAGAAGAGAAAATGGTGAAGTGTTTGAATTGAAGTTAGCATTGAAGTTAGGAAGGAGCTTATCAGATCTAAGAAATCTTGCTGCTTCTTCTTCATTGAAAACAGAAGATTTAGACGAATTTGGGAGCAAACTTTTTTAG